A genomic window from Silene latifolia isolate original U9 population chromosome Y, ASM4854445v1, whole genome shotgun sequence includes:
- the LOC141634144 gene encoding pentatricopeptide repeat-containing protein At1g10270-like isoform X1 codes for MSLFRLLNRRTTTLTTHLTRTLHLHPPPLPLILTRTFSFSSAEEAAAECRRRKRRLRIEPPLHALRRYPSLPRPPPDPNAKRLPDTTASLTGPRLNLHNRVQSLIRAGDLDNAAALARDSVFSRSRPTVFTCNALIASMYRAGRFDDAVSLFDYFFRQNIIVPNIVSYNFLINTHCDCCRVDIAREVYNTILAEAPFGPSSVTFRHLTKGLVEAGRIGDAVDMLREMLNKGLGADSIVYNNLIKGYLDLGELEKANELFDELKERCLVYDGVVNASFMEWFFVQERGKEAMESYRGLLDRELRMTPVTCNVLLEVLLKHGKNKEAWELFDSMLDNHTTPTFQAVNSESFSIMANECFKEGKYDEAVATFRKVGTKMGSRPFVMDVAGYTNMIVRFTEHGMLDEAEKFFNELQTKSLSHDVTAYRTLIDAYLKEKRIDDALGMFNRMVDVKLRVIPLYANRWFTELIENNKAVECAEILAKMGGAEVKPDTFTYEIVIKGLVGVGAFDATADMVGQAMRYGVGVSPSLREFLLETSEKEGRKEEMEKRLDEKRQGYWQRPRPQHSGPPRPVGQFSQHTRSGPAGNHGALGTTGFSGPSRMERYPASAGREGYSPPARPAGYSAPTGPIGYSASSGTGGYSAGSSTGRYSGPAGPTGYSAGSGEGGYSALAGPTRYSAGSWTGGYSGPTGPTGYSAGSGAGGYSASAGPAGYSAPTGGMGGYLTPAGTAGYSVPAGYTGYSAPSGPKDIQPLQGQQDTQPQIGRLGMVDFKGQQSLQHIQEDQARQNYQDKQNNWEGTLNPG; via the coding sequence ATGTCTCTCTTCCGCCTCCTCAACCGCCGAACCACTACCCTCACCACCCATCTCACCCGCACCCTCCACCTGCACCCACCACCACTCCCACTCATCCTAACCCGCACCTTCTCCTTCTCCTCCGCcgaagaagccgccgcagaatgCCGTCGTCGCAAACGCCGTCTCCGCATCGAACCACCGCTCCACGCTCTCCGTCGCTATCCATCTCTCCCTCGCCCACCACCCGACCCGAACGCCAAACGCTTACCGGACACCACTGCGTCCCTCACCGGTCCGCGGCTCAACCTCCATAACCGGGTTCAGTCGCTCATCCGCGCTGGCGATCTCGATAACGCCGCTGCCCTTGCTCGCGACTCCGTATTTTCCAGAAGCCGACCTACTGTCTTCACGTGTAATGCTCTTATCGCCTCTATGTATCGCGCGGGTCGCTTCGACGATGCGGTATCACTTTTTGATTATTTCTTTCGTCAGAATATTATTGTTCCGAACATTGTTTCCTATAATTTTTTGATTAATACTCATTGTGATTGCTGTCGTGTTGACATAGCGCGTGAGGTGTATAACACGATTCTAGCTGAGGCCCCTTTCGGACCGTCTTCTGTTACGTTTAGGCATTTGACGAAGGGGTTGGTTGAGGCTGGGAGGATTGGGGATGCGGTTGATATGTTGAGGGAAATGTTGAATAAGGGATTGGGAGCGGATTCGATTGTTTATAATAACTTGATTAAAGGTTATTTGGATTTAGGGGAGTTGGAGAAGGCGAATGAGTTATTTGATGAGTTGAAAGAGCGGTGTTTGGTGTATGATGGTGTTGTGAATGCGTCTTTTATGGAATGGTTTTTTGTACAGGAGAGGGGGAAGGAGGCGATGGAGTCGTATCGAGGTTTGCTTGATAGGGAGCTTAGGATGACGCCTGTTACGTGTAATGTGTTGCTTGAGGTTTTGTTGAAGCATGGGAAGAACAAGGAGGCGTGGGAGTTGTTTGATTCGATGTTGGATAATCATACTACGCCGACTTTTCAGGCTGTGAATTCGGAGAGTTTTAGTATTATGGCGAATGAGTGTTTCAAGGAGGGGAAGTATGATGAGGCCGTTGCGACCTTTAGGAAGGTTGGGACTAAGATGGGGTCGAGGCCGTTTGTTATGGATGTTGCTGGGTATACTAATATGATTGTTAGGTTTACGGAACATGGGATGCTTGACGAGGCTGAGAAGTTCTTTAATGAGCTGCAGACAAAGTCGTTGAGTCATGATGTTACGGCTTACAGGACGTTGATTGATGCTTATTTGAAGGAGAAGAGGATTGATGATGCGTTGGGGATGTTTAACAGGATGGTTGATGTTAAGTTACGAGTGATTCCCTTGTATGCTAATAGATGGTTTACGGAGTTGATTGAGAATAATAAGGCTGTGGAATGTGCAGAGATTTTGGCAAAGATGGGGGGTGCGGAGGTGAAACCTGATACTTTTACGTATGAGATTGTGATTAAAGGGCTGGTTGGAGTTGGTGCATTTGATGCGACTGCGGATATGGTTGGCCAAGCAATGAGATATGGTGTTGGTGTTAGTCCTTCGCTTCGGGAGTTTTTGTTAGAAACCTCTGAAAAGGAGGGAAGAAAGGAGGAAATGGAGAAACGTTTGGATGAGAAGAGGCAGGGGTATTGGCAGCGACCCCGCCCTCAACATTCTGGACCACCTAGACCAGTAGGACAGTTTTCACAGCACACAAGATCTGGCCCTGCGGGAAACCATGGGGCACTAGGTACCACGGGATTCTCAGGCCCATCAAGGATGGAAAGATATCCAGCGTCAGCTGGTCGGGAAGGATATTCGCCTCCAGCTAGGCCAGCGGGATATTCGGCTCCAACAGGGCCGATAGGATATTCAGCTAGCTCAGGGACGGGAGGATATTCCGCTGGCTCAAGCACGGGACGATATTCGGGCCCGGCAGGGCCAACAGGTTATTCAGCTGGCTCAGGGGAAGGTGGATACTCGGCTCTAGCAGGGCCGACACGATATTCTGCTGGCTCTTGGACGGGAGGATATTCGGGTCCAACAGGGCCAACAGGTTATTCAGCTGGCTCAGGGGCAGGAGGATATTCAGCTTCAGCAGGGCCAGCGGGATATTCAGCGCCAACTGGTGGGATGGGAGGATATTTGACTCCAGCAGGGACAGCGGGTTATTCAGTACCAGCAGGTTACACGGGATATTCAGCCCCATCAGGGCCGAAGGATATTCAGCCCCTGCAGGGCCAACAGGATACTCAGCCTCAGATAGGCCGGCTTGGGATGGTGGATTTCAAGGGTCAGCAGTCCCTTCAGCATATCCAGGAGGACCAGGCCCGACAGAACTACCAGGACAAGCAGAACAATTGGGAAGGTACCCTGAATCCGGGTTAG
- the LOC141634144 gene encoding uncharacterized protein LOC141634144 isoform X2: MLREMLNKGLGADSIVYNNLIKGYLDLGELEKANELFDELKERCLVYDGVVNASFMEWFFVQERGKEAMESYRGLLDRELRMTPVTCNVLLEVLLKHGKNKEAWELFDSMLDNHTTPTFQAVNSESFSIMANECFKEGKYDEAVATFRKVGTKMGSRPFVMDVAGYTNMIVRFTEHGMLDEAEKFFNELQTKSLSHDVTAYRTLIDAYLKEKRIDDALGMFNRMVDVKLRVIPLYANRWFTELIENNKAVECAEILAKMGGAEVKPDTFTYEIVIKGLVGVGAFDATADMVGQAMRYGVGVSPSLREFLLETSEKEGRKEEMEKRLDEKRQGYWQRPRPQHSGPPRPVGQFSQHTRSGPAGNHGALGTTGFSGPSRMERYPASAGREGYSPPARPAGYSAPTGPIGYSASSGTGGYSAGSSTGRYSGPAGPTGYSAGSGEGGYSALAGPTRYSAGSWTGGYSGPTGPTGYSAGSGAGGYSASAGPAGYSAPTGGMGGYLTPAGTAGYSVPAGYTGYSAPSGPKDIQPLQGQQDTQPQIGRLGMVDFKGQQSLQHIQEDQARQNYQDKQNNWEGTLNPG; encoded by the coding sequence ATGTTGAGGGAAATGTTGAATAAGGGATTGGGAGCGGATTCGATTGTTTATAATAACTTGATTAAAGGTTATTTGGATTTAGGGGAGTTGGAGAAGGCGAATGAGTTATTTGATGAGTTGAAAGAGCGGTGTTTGGTGTATGATGGTGTTGTGAATGCGTCTTTTATGGAATGGTTTTTTGTACAGGAGAGGGGGAAGGAGGCGATGGAGTCGTATCGAGGTTTGCTTGATAGGGAGCTTAGGATGACGCCTGTTACGTGTAATGTGTTGCTTGAGGTTTTGTTGAAGCATGGGAAGAACAAGGAGGCGTGGGAGTTGTTTGATTCGATGTTGGATAATCATACTACGCCGACTTTTCAGGCTGTGAATTCGGAGAGTTTTAGTATTATGGCGAATGAGTGTTTCAAGGAGGGGAAGTATGATGAGGCCGTTGCGACCTTTAGGAAGGTTGGGACTAAGATGGGGTCGAGGCCGTTTGTTATGGATGTTGCTGGGTATACTAATATGATTGTTAGGTTTACGGAACATGGGATGCTTGACGAGGCTGAGAAGTTCTTTAATGAGCTGCAGACAAAGTCGTTGAGTCATGATGTTACGGCTTACAGGACGTTGATTGATGCTTATTTGAAGGAGAAGAGGATTGATGATGCGTTGGGGATGTTTAACAGGATGGTTGATGTTAAGTTACGAGTGATTCCCTTGTATGCTAATAGATGGTTTACGGAGTTGATTGAGAATAATAAGGCTGTGGAATGTGCAGAGATTTTGGCAAAGATGGGGGGTGCGGAGGTGAAACCTGATACTTTTACGTATGAGATTGTGATTAAAGGGCTGGTTGGAGTTGGTGCATTTGATGCGACTGCGGATATGGTTGGCCAAGCAATGAGATATGGTGTTGGTGTTAGTCCTTCGCTTCGGGAGTTTTTGTTAGAAACCTCTGAAAAGGAGGGAAGAAAGGAGGAAATGGAGAAACGTTTGGATGAGAAGAGGCAGGGGTATTGGCAGCGACCCCGCCCTCAACATTCTGGACCACCTAGACCAGTAGGACAGTTTTCACAGCACACAAGATCTGGCCCTGCGGGAAACCATGGGGCACTAGGTACCACGGGATTCTCAGGCCCATCAAGGATGGAAAGATATCCAGCGTCAGCTGGTCGGGAAGGATATTCGCCTCCAGCTAGGCCAGCGGGATATTCGGCTCCAACAGGGCCGATAGGATATTCAGCTAGCTCAGGGACGGGAGGATATTCCGCTGGCTCAAGCACGGGACGATATTCGGGCCCGGCAGGGCCAACAGGTTATTCAGCTGGCTCAGGGGAAGGTGGATACTCGGCTCTAGCAGGGCCGACACGATATTCTGCTGGCTCTTGGACGGGAGGATATTCGGGTCCAACAGGGCCAACAGGTTATTCAGCTGGCTCAGGGGCAGGAGGATATTCAGCTTCAGCAGGGCCAGCGGGATATTCAGCGCCAACTGGTGGGATGGGAGGATATTTGACTCCAGCAGGGACAGCGGGTTATTCAGTACCAGCAGGTTACACGGGATATTCAGCCCCATCAGGGCCGAAGGATATTCAGCCCCTGCAGGGCCAACAGGATACTCAGCCTCAGATAGGCCGGCTTGGGATGGTGGATTTCAAGGGTCAGCAGTCCCTTCAGCATATCCAGGAGGACCAGGCCCGACAGAACTACCAGGACAAGCAGAACAATTGGGAAGGTACCCTGAATCCGGGTTAG